The Ruania alba genome window below encodes:
- a CDS encoding resuscitation-promoting factor, with amino-acid sequence MKFFRRSPEPAPVEPTSSESAPAASAPAETASRRPRRRMIIGAVAALALVAGGGGAAYASAHKEVEIDLDGQTYTYNTFAGSVSGLLDEAGIELAEHDEVVPGLDESLSDDSEVVVRTADQITVLADGEETQVWTTALTAAGALDSLAATGRDASMLASRSTDGRTSLEMPLVANGTVSIEVDGETRSVDAEGTVSLEEVLVRAEVELGAADDAEVTSADGNVVVTVTRRSTERETETETVEHESTQRETDDLYEGESRLAQEGQDGERTIVTLHQLVNGEITSSKEISSEVTTEPVTEVVEVGTAERPAPEPEPEPEPSSSSGSSSSSSSSGSSSGSSAGSGVWAALAQCESGGNPQAVNPAGPYYGLYQFSLSTWQSVGGSGLPSEASASEQTQRAQTLQARSGWGQWPHCASQLGLR; translated from the coding sequence GTGAAGTTCTTTCGTCGTTCCCCCGAGCCTGCCCCCGTCGAGCCGACGTCCTCGGAGTCCGCGCCCGCCGCGTCGGCCCCCGCCGAGACCGCCTCCCGGCGTCCCCGTCGTCGGATGATCATCGGTGCCGTCGCCGCCCTCGCGCTGGTGGCCGGTGGTGGTGGCGCTGCCTATGCGTCCGCGCACAAGGAGGTCGAGATCGACCTCGACGGGCAGACCTACACGTACAACACCTTCGCCGGCTCCGTGTCCGGGCTGCTGGACGAGGCCGGGATCGAGCTTGCCGAGCACGATGAGGTCGTTCCGGGCCTCGACGAATCGCTGAGCGACGACAGTGAGGTGGTGGTCCGCACCGCGGACCAGATCACGGTGCTCGCCGACGGTGAGGAGACCCAGGTCTGGACCACGGCGCTCACCGCGGCCGGGGCGCTGGACAGTCTCGCCGCCACCGGACGGGACGCGAGCATGCTGGCCTCCCGCTCGACCGACGGACGGACCAGCCTCGAGATGCCGCTGGTGGCGAACGGCACCGTCTCGATCGAGGTCGACGGCGAGACCCGTTCCGTGGACGCCGAGGGTACCGTCTCCCTGGAGGAGGTCCTGGTGCGGGCCGAGGTCGAGCTCGGTGCCGCCGACGATGCGGAAGTGACCAGCGCCGACGGCAACGTCGTGGTGACCGTGACTCGCCGCTCCACCGAGCGGGAGACCGAGACTGAGACGGTCGAGCACGAGAGCACCCAGCGGGAGACCGACGACCTGTACGAGGGGGAGTCCCGACTGGCTCAGGAGGGCCAGGACGGTGAGCGCACCATCGTGACCCTGCACCAGCTGGTGAACGGGGAGATCACCTCCAGCAAGGAGATTTCGTCCGAGGTGACCACCGAGCCGGTCACCGAGGTCGTCGAGGTGGGGACCGCCGAGCGGCCCGCCCCGGAGCCCGAGCCTGAGCCGGAGCCCAGCTCCTCGAGTGGTTCCTCCAGCTCCTCCAGCAGCTCCGGCTCCTCCAGCGGCTCCTCGGCCGGAAGTGGTGTCTGGGCCGCGCTCGCCCAGTGCGAGTCCGGTGGGAACCCGCAGGCCGTCAACCCGGCCGGGCCGTACTACGGGCTGTACCAGTTCTCGCTGAGCACCTGGCAGTCGGTCGGCGGGTCCGGACTGCCCAGCGAAGCGTCCGCCAGCGAGCAGACCCAGCGGGCCCAGACCCTGCAGGCGCGCTCCGGCTGGGGCCAGTGGCCGCACTGCGCGTCCCAGCTCGGCCTGCGCTGA
- the rsmA gene encoding 16S rRNA (adenine(1518)-N(6)/adenine(1519)-N(6))-dimethyltransferase RsmA translates to MTSAESAGNAVHLLTPGRIRELAARLEVRPTKTLGQNFVIDPGTVRRIVRTAGVEASHTVVEVGPGLGSLTLGLLETGAHVIAVEIDPVLAGALEETVVAQAPGAASRLTVIAADAMEITELPAAPDRLVANLPYNVAVPVLLQLLQHLPSLREVLVMVQAEVADRIAAGPGSRTYGVPSAKAAWYASASRAGSIGRSVFWPVPNVDSALVRLVRRDPPVTTATRADVFACIDAAFSQRRKTLRSALAGWAGSADLAEQALRAAGVDPTLRGERLDITQFAAVAAARTAR, encoded by the coding sequence GTGACCTCTGCTGAGTCGGCCGGCAACGCCGTGCACCTGTTGACGCCCGGCCGTATCCGGGAGCTGGCCGCGCGCCTCGAGGTGCGCCCCACCAAGACCCTCGGGCAGAACTTCGTGATCGACCCCGGCACAGTGCGACGCATCGTGCGCACCGCGGGAGTGGAGGCCTCGCACACGGTCGTAGAGGTCGGTCCCGGTCTCGGGTCACTGACGCTCGGACTGCTCGAGACAGGGGCGCACGTGATCGCCGTCGAGATCGACCCGGTGCTCGCCGGAGCACTCGAGGAGACGGTGGTGGCCCAGGCTCCCGGTGCAGCATCACGACTCACCGTGATCGCGGCGGATGCCATGGAGATCACCGAGCTCCCAGCCGCTCCGGATCGCCTGGTGGCGAACCTCCCGTACAACGTGGCCGTCCCGGTGCTGCTGCAGCTGCTCCAGCACCTGCCCAGCCTGCGCGAAGTACTGGTGATGGTGCAGGCTGAGGTAGCCGATCGGATCGCCGCAGGTCCAGGGTCGCGGACCTACGGTGTCCCCTCCGCCAAAGCGGCCTGGTACGCCAGCGCCTCGCGCGCCGGGTCGATCGGACGCTCAGTGTTCTGGCCCGTGCCAAACGTGGACTCGGCGCTCGTGCGGTTGGTACGGCGCGACCCACCGGTCACCACGGCTACCCGGGCAGATGTCTTTGCGTGCATCGATGCCGCCTTCTCGCAACGACGCAAGACGCTACGCTCGGCCCTGGCCGGGTGGGCCGGTTCGGCGGACCTCGCCGAACAGGCGCTCCGAGCAGCGGGGGTCGACCCGACCCTGCGCGGTGAACGGCTCGACATCACCCAGTTTGCGGCCGTGGCTGCCGCACGCACGGCGCGCTAG
- a CDS encoding 4-(cytidine 5'-diphospho)-2-C-methyl-D-erythritol kinase yields MSEPMSEAVVAPGAVHVRAPGKLNLVLRVGPSAEDGYHPLATVFQAVSLYEDVIATPAEEISVSVSGRHAQQVPTDERNLAFRAAALLAEATGTDEGVHLQIAKQVPTAGGMGGGSADAAAALLACDLLWETGLAREELGHLAAELGADVPFALTGQTALGRGRGDELTPALARGRFYWVLALFADGLSTPEVFATWDRQQAESPSTTAALDVGDDVMQALVSGDPHRLAEVLVNDLGPAARELRPAVGTVLDQAESVGALAAVVSGSGPTVAALAADHASALEVAAELRAKDVADEVIVVTSPAHGARLVEPVREST; encoded by the coding sequence ATGAGCGAACCGATGAGCGAGGCTGTGGTTGCCCCGGGGGCGGTGCATGTGCGTGCACCGGGCAAGCTCAACCTGGTGCTCCGTGTGGGGCCATCCGCCGAGGACGGGTATCACCCCCTGGCCACCGTGTTCCAGGCGGTCTCCCTCTATGAGGATGTCATTGCCACACCCGCCGAGGAGATCAGCGTCAGTGTGTCCGGCAGGCACGCGCAGCAGGTCCCCACCGACGAGCGCAACCTTGCCTTCCGCGCTGCCGCCCTGCTTGCCGAAGCCACCGGCACGGACGAGGGGGTGCACCTGCAGATCGCCAAGCAGGTCCCCACCGCCGGCGGGATGGGCGGCGGCTCCGCCGATGCGGCAGCAGCCCTGCTGGCCTGCGACCTGCTCTGGGAGACCGGGCTGGCACGGGAGGAGCTCGGGCACCTGGCTGCCGAGCTGGGTGCGGACGTTCCGTTCGCGTTGACGGGGCAGACGGCGCTGGGTCGCGGCCGGGGCGATGAGCTCACCCCGGCCTTGGCGCGTGGGCGGTTCTACTGGGTGCTGGCGCTGTTCGCGGACGGACTGTCCACCCCGGAGGTTTTTGCTACCTGGGACCGGCAGCAGGCGGAGAGTCCGTCAACGACAGCCGCTCTCGACGTCGGGGACGACGTGATGCAGGCGCTCGTCTCGGGTGACCCGCACCGCCTCGCCGAGGTGCTGGTCAACGATCTCGGTCCAGCCGCCCGTGAGCTCCGGCCCGCTGTCGGTACGGTACTGGACCAGGCCGAGAGCGTCGGGGCGCTGGCTGCGGTCGTCTCCGGGTCCGGTCCGACAGTGGCGGCACTGGCCGCCGACCATGCCAGTGCCCTCGAGGTGGCCGCCGAACTGCGCGCCAAGGACGTGGCCGATGAGGTGATCGTGGTGACGAGCCCCGCGCACGGTGCCAGGCTCGTGGAGCCGGTGCGCGAGAGCACCTAG
- a CDS encoding ABC-F family ATP-binding cassette domain-containing protein — protein sequence MAHLLGAEALHLDFPTKTVFDSVSLGINAGDRIGIVGRNGDGKSSLMAMLAGRLVPHSGRVTVRGGVTIGVLDQADTLDHDDIVSAAVVGDGPEHEWARDAKVRDVVNGLLSDVPWDGRLGTLSGGQRRRVALARLLAGDHDVLALDEPTNHLDVEAITWLAEHLKRRWSAGAGGLMVVTHDRWFLDEVCTLTWEVHDRIVEPFEGGYAAYILQRVERDRQAASIEAKRQNLARKELAWLRRGAPARTAKPKFRIDAANALIENEPEVRDATTLQSLAVSRLGKDVVDILDVDVSYGDHQVLSEVVWRIAPGERTGILGVNGAGKSTLLGLIDGTVTPTAGRVKRGKTVKVATLTQRMDELDEHLEDPVRTVISRLRTSYTIGTGSKAAELTPGQLLERMGFSAVQLSTPVKDLSGGQQRRLQLLLILLDQPNVLILDEPTNDLDTDMLAAIEDLLDSWAGTLIVVSHDRYFLERVTDQQYGILDRRLRHLPGGVDEYLRLRRAQPSTGGPGRSGGQSGSDGGVSAGGLSGAELRAAQKKLTSLERRMDKLSSQIERRRTALADHDQTDFAGLAQEMDGIRALESEQESLEEEWLEVSEHL from the coding sequence ATGGCGCATCTTCTCGGGGCCGAAGCCCTGCACCTCGACTTCCCCACCAAGACCGTCTTCGACTCGGTCTCCCTCGGCATCAATGCCGGCGATCGCATCGGCATCGTGGGCCGCAACGGTGACGGCAAGTCCTCCCTGATGGCAATGCTGGCCGGTCGCCTGGTTCCCCACTCCGGGCGGGTCACGGTGCGCGGCGGTGTCACCATCGGCGTGCTCGACCAGGCCGACACGCTCGACCATGACGACATCGTCTCGGCCGCCGTCGTCGGGGACGGCCCCGAGCACGAGTGGGCGCGCGATGCCAAGGTGCGCGACGTCGTCAACGGACTGCTCTCGGACGTGCCTTGGGACGGGCGGCTGGGCACGCTCTCTGGTGGGCAACGCCGTCGGGTGGCGTTGGCGCGCCTGCTCGCCGGTGACCATGACGTGCTCGCCCTGGACGAGCCGACGAACCACCTGGACGTGGAGGCGATCACCTGGCTGGCCGAGCACCTGAAGCGCCGCTGGTCGGCGGGCGCCGGTGGGTTGATGGTGGTCACCCACGACCGCTGGTTCCTGGACGAGGTGTGCACCCTCACCTGGGAGGTGCACGATCGGATCGTCGAGCCGTTCGAGGGCGGCTACGCGGCGTACATCCTGCAGCGGGTGGAGCGAGACCGGCAGGCCGCCTCGATCGAGGCGAAGCGGCAGAACCTGGCCCGCAAGGAGCTCGCCTGGCTGCGGCGCGGCGCTCCGGCGCGCACCGCGAAGCCGAAGTTCCGCATCGATGCCGCGAACGCGCTCATCGAGAACGAGCCGGAGGTGCGCGACGCCACCACCCTGCAGTCCCTGGCGGTCTCCCGGCTGGGCAAGGATGTGGTGGACATCCTCGACGTCGACGTCAGCTATGGCGACCACCAGGTCCTCAGCGAGGTGGTGTGGCGGATCGCTCCGGGCGAGCGGACGGGCATCCTCGGCGTGAACGGTGCCGGCAAGTCCACGCTGCTCGGACTGATCGACGGCACCGTCACCCCCACTGCCGGCCGGGTCAAGCGTGGCAAGACGGTCAAGGTGGCCACGCTCACCCAGCGGATGGACGAGCTCGACGAGCACCTCGAGGACCCCGTCCGGACGGTCATCTCCCGGCTGCGGACCAGTTACACGATCGGCACCGGGTCGAAGGCGGCCGAGCTCACCCCCGGGCAACTCCTGGAGCGGATGGGCTTCTCGGCGGTGCAGCTGTCCACTCCGGTCAAGGACCTCTCCGGTGGGCAGCAGCGCCGCCTGCAGCTGCTGCTGATCCTGCTCGATCAGCCGAACGTGCTGATCCTGGACGAGCCCACGAACGACCTGGACACCGACATGCTCGCCGCGATCGAGGACCTGCTCGACTCCTGGGCCGGTACCCTCATCGTCGTCTCGCACGACCGCTATTTCCTGGAGCGGGTGACCGACCAGCAGTACGGGATCCTGGACCGCCGGTTGCGGCACCTGCCCGGCGGGGTGGACGAGTACCTGCGGCTGCGCCGCGCACAGCCGAGCACGGGCGGACCCGGACGATCCGGTGGCCAGTCCGGCTCTGATGGCGGTGTGTCGGCGGGCGGTCTGTCCGGGGCTGAGCTCCGTGCGGCGCAGAAGAAGTTGACCTCGCTGGAACGCCGGATGGACAAGCTCAGCTCGCAGATCGAGAGACGACGCACCGCCCTGGCCGATCACGATCAGACCGACTTTGCCGGCCTGGCGCAGGAGATGGACGGGATTCGGGCGCTGGAGAGCGAGCAGGAATCCCTCGAGGAGGAGTGGCTCGAGGTGAGCGAGCACCTCTGA
- a CDS encoding alpha/beta fold hydrolase, producing MDIILLAGLWLPRTIWDETVEELQALGHRPITPALPGADDGDATATLEDQVAAVLEAVDAADGPVVVGHSAAATLAWIAADRRPERVARVMLIGGFPAVHGAAYADFFPLEGGVMPFPGWGPFEGPDADDLDAAARQRIEQVVVPVPGQVAQGEVSLTDTRRFDVPVTEICPEFSPDEMRGWMDAGDIPELAQARQLDVVEIASGHWPMVTKPIELAELLGR from the coding sequence ATGGACATCATCCTGCTCGCGGGGCTGTGGCTGCCGCGGACGATCTGGGACGAGACGGTCGAGGAGCTGCAGGCGCTCGGGCATCGTCCGATCACGCCGGCCCTGCCCGGCGCCGACGACGGCGATGCGACGGCCACTCTGGAGGATCAGGTCGCGGCCGTGCTCGAAGCAGTCGATGCCGCGGACGGCCCGGTGGTGGTGGGTCACTCGGCGGCAGCGACACTGGCGTGGATCGCCGCGGACCGCCGGCCCGAACGGGTGGCACGGGTGATGCTGATCGGCGGGTTCCCGGCAGTACACGGAGCCGCCTACGCCGACTTCTTCCCGCTGGAGGGCGGGGTGATGCCGTTCCCGGGGTGGGGACCGTTCGAGGGACCGGACGCCGACGACCTCGACGCCGCGGCCCGGCAACGGATCGAGCAGGTGGTGGTGCCCGTTCCCGGACAGGTGGCGCAGGGCGAGGTGTCGCTGACCGATACGCGCCGGTTCGACGTGCCGGTCACGGAGATCTGCCCGGAGTTCTCTCCGGACGAGATGCGTGGCTGGATGGACGCCGGTGACATTCCCGAGCTGGCACAGGCCCGGCAGCTGGATGTCGTGGAGATCGCCTCCGGGCACTGGCCGATGGTGACCAAACCCATTGAGCTCGCAGAGCTGCTGGGGCGCTGA
- a CDS encoding MarR family winged helix-turn-helix transcriptional regulator: MAAVDEVDRIVEAWVRERPDLDVAPLRIFSRISRLSRLLDLARRAAFSQHGLEVWEFDVLSALRRSGPPYELTPGNLIAQTLVSSGTMTNRIDRLVVHGLVMRTADEVDRRVVRVRLTDRGRDVVDAAMEDLLRRETELLDTLDTGEDEHLARILRQLLTQVEA; this comes from the coding sequence ATGGCCGCGGTGGATGAAGTCGACCGGATCGTCGAGGCCTGGGTCCGCGAACGTCCCGACCTCGACGTGGCTCCGCTGCGCATCTTCTCGCGCATCTCGCGCCTCTCCCGGCTCCTCGACCTAGCCCGCCGGGCCGCGTTCAGTCAGCACGGGCTCGAGGTCTGGGAGTTCGACGTGCTCTCCGCGCTGCGACGCTCCGGCCCGCCCTACGAGCTCACCCCTGGCAACCTGATCGCGCAGACGCTCGTCTCCTCCGGAACGATGACGAACCGGATCGACCGCCTCGTGGTGCACGGACTGGTGATGCGCACCGCGGACGAGGTGGACCGGCGGGTGGTGCGGGTCCGGCTGACCGACCGTGGGCGTGACGTGGTCGACGCCGCCATGGAGGACCTACTCCGACGCGAGACGGAACTGCTCGACACCCTCGACACCGGAGAGGACGAGCACCTCGCCCGCATCCTGCGCCAACTGCTCACCCAGGTCGAGGCCTGA
- a CDS encoding TetR/AcrR family transcriptional regulator has product MTGHQRREQLLEVSRALFAEKGFDGTSVEEIAARAEVSKPVVYEHFGGKEGVYAVVVDREVAILLAALTDSLKEGGHPRVTVERTALALLDYIETHTDGFRILVRDSPVAQATGTFSSLIGDVATQVEEVLTPQFERQGFDPATAPMYAQMLVGMIALTGQWWLETRTPEKHEVAAHLVNLSWNGLQALDPDPRLTRAAVRTHARGSRRPDKH; this is encoded by the coding sequence ATGACGGGCCATCAGCGCCGCGAACAGCTCCTCGAGGTCTCCCGCGCTCTGTTCGCTGAGAAAGGCTTCGACGGCACCAGCGTGGAGGAGATCGCTGCTCGGGCGGAAGTGTCCAAACCGGTGGTGTACGAGCACTTCGGGGGCAAGGAAGGCGTCTACGCGGTGGTGGTGGACCGAGAGGTGGCCATCCTGCTCGCCGCCCTCACCGACTCGCTCAAAGAGGGCGGGCACCCGCGCGTCACCGTCGAGCGCACCGCGCTGGCCCTGCTCGACTACATCGAGACGCACACCGACGGGTTCCGGATCCTCGTCCGCGACTCCCCCGTGGCCCAGGCCACCGGGACGTTCTCCTCGCTGATCGGCGACGTCGCCACCCAGGTGGAGGAGGTCCTGACGCCTCAATTCGAGCGTCAGGGTTTCGACCCTGCCACCGCCCCCATGTATGCGCAGATGCTGGTGGGCATGATCGCCCTGACCGGTCAGTGGTGGCTGGAGACCCGCACTCCCGAGAAGCACGAGGTGGCTGCCCACCTGGTGAACCTCTCCTGGAACGGTCTCCAGGCACTCGACCCGGACCCGCGCTTGACCCGCGCCGCCGTGCGCACGCATGCACGAGGCAGCCGCCGCCCGGACAAGCACTGA
- the glmU gene encoding bifunctional UDP-N-acetylglucosamine diphosphorylase/glucosamine-1-phosphate N-acetyltransferase GlmU, with amino-acid sequence MSLTPPAAVIILAAGQGTRMKSATPKVLHRIAGRSLLGHVLHSARGISPERVAVVVRHEREAVAAHARELAPAVVIADQDEIPGTGRAVECGLLTLDDAVQSAALADRDERDPLQAVDGGVSGPVVILAGDVPLLDAGTLAALVEAHSADQNAITVLTTILEDPTGYGRVVRDAEGQIAKIVEHRDASPDELAIKEMNSGVYVMDSEVLRSALARVDRNNDQGEVYLTDVMALARSEGRAVRAVVTDDPMLVEGVNDRVQLATLGAELNRRIVIEWMRAGVTVVDPATTWIDGDVRLSPDVALLPGTQLHGATTVATGATIGPDTTLTDVEIGEGATVIRTHGSGSRIGAGATVGPFTYLRPGLNLGERGKLGAFVEVKNSEIGAGSKVPHLSYIGDATIGEESNIGAASVTVNYDGVHKHRTVIGSYARTGADNMFVAPVRVGDGAYTGAGTVVRRDVPAGSLGVTTGNQRNIEGWTASRRPGTPAAEAAARAIEQPLSPQAQAEASRREGTSEPAAGADPGAPVTSE; translated from the coding sequence GTGAGCCTGACGCCCCCCGCTGCCGTGATCATTCTCGCCGCAGGCCAGGGCACGCGGATGAAGTCCGCGACGCCGAAGGTCCTGCACCGTATCGCCGGGCGCTCGCTGCTCGGCCACGTGCTCCACTCGGCGCGCGGAATCAGCCCCGAGCGGGTCGCCGTCGTGGTGCGGCACGAGCGCGAGGCAGTCGCCGCGCACGCCCGCGAGCTGGCACCGGCCGTCGTGATCGCCGACCAGGATGAGATCCCGGGTACCGGTCGCGCCGTCGAGTGCGGCCTGCTCACCCTCGACGACGCAGTCCAGTCCGCGGCCCTGGCCGATCGGGACGAGCGTGACCCGCTGCAGGCCGTCGACGGCGGAGTCTCCGGGCCCGTGGTCATTCTCGCCGGGGACGTGCCGCTGCTGGACGCGGGCACCCTCGCCGCGCTCGTCGAGGCGCACAGCGCCGACCAGAACGCGATCACGGTACTCACCACGATCCTTGAGGACCCGACCGGCTACGGGCGGGTGGTCCGTGATGCCGAGGGGCAGATCGCCAAGATCGTCGAGCACCGCGACGCCTCGCCTGACGAGCTCGCGATCAAGGAGATGAACTCCGGTGTCTACGTGATGGACTCCGAGGTGCTGCGCTCTGCGCTGGCCAGGGTGGACCGGAACAACGACCAGGGCGAGGTGTATCTCACCGATGTGATGGCTCTGGCCCGGTCGGAGGGTCGGGCCGTGCGCGCTGTCGTCACCGACGATCCGATGCTCGTGGAGGGCGTGAACGACCGTGTGCAGCTCGCCACCCTCGGCGCGGAGCTGAACCGTCGGATCGTCATCGAATGGATGCGCGCCGGCGTCACCGTGGTCGATCCGGCCACTACATGGATCGACGGCGATGTGCGGCTCTCCCCGGACGTCGCCCTCCTGCCCGGCACCCAGCTGCACGGGGCCACCACCGTGGCCACTGGCGCCACCATCGGGCCGGACACCACCCTCACCGATGTTGAGATCGGCGAGGGCGCCACCGTCATCCGCACCCACGGATCCGGTTCACGGATTGGTGCGGGCGCCACGGTCGGCCCGTTCACCTACCTGCGCCCCGGTCTCAACCTGGGCGAGCGCGGCAAGCTCGGCGCCTTCGTCGAGGTGAAGAACTCCGAGATCGGCGCCGGCAGCAAGGTCCCGCACCTGTCCTACATCGGGGACGCCACCATCGGCGAGGAATCCAACATCGGTGCCGCGAGCGTCACCGTCAACTACGACGGCGTGCACAAGCACCGCACCGTGATCGGCTCGTATGCTCGAACCGGGGCAGACAACATGTTCGTGGCGCCCGTGCGCGTGGGTGACGGTGCCTACACCGGGGCGGGCACCGTCGTCAGGCGGGACGTCCCGGCCGGGTCGCTCGGGGTGACCACCGGCAATCAGCGCAACATCGAGGGCTGGACCGCCAGCCGCCGCCCGGGTACGCCGGCGGCCGAGGCGGCGGCCCGCGCCATCGAGCAGCCACTCTCCCCGCAGGCACAGGCCGAGGCCAGCCGACGCGAGGGCACCTCCGAACCCGCAGCGGGTGCCGATCCGGGCGCGCCCGTGACCTCCGAGTGA
- a CDS encoding ribose-phosphate diphosphokinase, whose amino-acid sequence MTGITSHGEKRLVLVSGRAHPELAQAVADELGIEVVPTTLYDFANGEIYVRFAESVRGADAFVLQSHTAPINEWIMEQLLMTDALKRASVKQVTAVMPFYGYARQDKKHRGREPISARLMADMFATAGADRLMSVDLHAAQTQGFFNGPVDHLWAMPILTDYVRTRVDLGNAAVVSPDAGRIRVAEQWAAKLGGVPLAFVHKTRDITRPNQAVANRVVGDVEGRDCVLVDDLIDTGGTIAEAAKVLMGAGAKSVIVAATHGVLSDPAVRRLTESGAREVVITDTLPISADKRFEQLTVLSIAPLLARAIREVFDDGSVTSLFDGNS is encoded by the coding sequence ATGACAGGCATCACGAGCCACGGCGAGAAGCGATTGGTACTCGTCTCCGGACGCGCTCACCCCGAGCTCGCCCAGGCAGTGGCCGACGAGCTCGGCATCGAGGTGGTGCCGACCACGCTGTACGACTTCGCCAACGGTGAGATCTACGTGCGCTTCGCCGAGAGTGTGCGCGGGGCCGATGCCTTCGTGCTGCAGTCGCACACCGCTCCGATCAACGAGTGGATCATGGAGCAGCTGCTGATGACCGATGCGCTCAAGCGGGCCTCGGTGAAGCAGGTGACGGCGGTCATGCCGTTCTACGGGTACGCCCGCCAGGACAAGAAGCACCGCGGCCGGGAGCCGATCTCGGCCCGCCTGATGGCGGACATGTTCGCCACCGCGGGTGCCGACCGGTTGATGAGCGTCGACCTGCACGCCGCGCAGACCCAGGGCTTCTTCAACGGACCCGTGGATCACCTGTGGGCGATGCCGATCCTCACCGACTACGTCCGCACCCGGGTGGACCTGGGCAATGCGGCCGTCGTCTCCCCGGACGCCGGACGGATTCGGGTGGCCGAGCAGTGGGCGGCGAAGTTGGGCGGTGTACCGCTGGCCTTCGTGCACAAGACACGCGACATCACCCGCCCGAACCAGGCGGTCGCGAACCGGGTGGTCGGGGATGTGGAGGGTCGCGACTGCGTCCTGGTCGACGACCTCATCGACACCGGCGGCACCATCGCCGAGGCCGCCAAGGTGCTCATGGGCGCCGGCGCGAAGAGCGTGATCGTCGCGGCCACCCACGGGGTGCTCTCCGACCCGGCGGTGCGCCGGCTCACCGAGTCGGGTGCACGTGAGGTCGTCATCACCGACACGCTGCCGATCTCCGCGGACAAGCGGTTCGAACAGCTCACCGTGCTCTCCATCGCCCCGCTGCTGGCCCGCGCCATCCGTGAGGTCTTCGACGACGGCTCGGTCACCAGCCTGTTCGACGGCAACTCCTGA
- a CDS encoding 50S ribosomal protein L25/general stress protein Ctc: protein MANENRLTATTRTEFGKGAARRTRRQGLVPAVLYGHGTDPVHLALPTHDTWLILKDNPNALLTLDIDGSSELALARDIQRDPVKWTLEHIDLILVRKGEKVVVDVPVHVVGESAPDTIHTLELTTLSLEAEATHLPEYVEVSIEGLEEGDNVRAGEVTLPEGSELQNDPEDAVVVIYIPREEPAEDEETEGDEAEGAEATEVEGSADSAPAEES from the coding sequence ATGGCTAACGAGAATCGCCTCACCGCGACCACCCGCACCGAGTTCGGCAAGGGCGCGGCTCGCCGTACCCGCCGCCAGGGCCTGGTCCCCGCCGTCCTCTACGGCCACGGCACCGACCCGGTGCACCTGGCGCTGCCCACGCACGACACGTGGCTCATCCTCAAGGACAACCCGAACGCGCTGCTCACCCTCGACATCGACGGTTCCAGCGAGCTGGCCCTGGCGCGTGATATCCAGCGCGACCCGGTCAAGTGGACCCTCGAGCACATCGACCTGATCCTCGTGCGCAAGGGTGAGAAGGTCGTCGTCGACGTTCCGGTGCACGTGGTGGGCGAGTCCGCCCCGGACACCATCCACACCCTCGAGCTCACCACGCTGAGCCTCGAGGCCGAGGCCACGCACCTGCCCGAGTACGTCGAGGTGTCGATCGAGGGCCTCGAGGAGGGCGACAACGTCCGCGCCGGAGAGGTCACCCTGCCGGAGGGCAGCGAACTGCAGAACGACCCGGAGGATGCCGTGGTCGTCATCTACATCCCGCGCGAGGAGCCTGCGGAGGACGAGGAGACCGAGGGCGACGAGGCTGAGGGGGCCGAGGCCACCGAGGTCGAGGGGTCTGCGGACTCCGCGCCGGCCGAGGAGTCCTGA
- the pth gene encoding aminoacyl-tRNA hydrolase has translation MSTDLWLVVGLGNPGPTYAGNRHNVGQMVLDALARDVPGTFVTHKSRAAVLDGRLGTLPSGAPGPRVVLAKPTSYMNLSGKPVAALMRFYGIEPERLVVVHDELDLPPETLRLKKGGGEGGHNGLKSISQAIGTRDYLRLRVGVGRPPGRMDAADYVLRDFPAAEREDLAVTLVDAADAVTDLITEGLLKAQTRWHAAR, from the coding sequence ATGAGCACCGATCTGTGGCTGGTGGTGGGCCTGGGGAACCCCGGGCCCACCTACGCCGGGAACCGACACAATGTCGGACAGATGGTGCTCGACGCACTCGCCCGGGACGTCCCGGGCACCTTCGTCACGCACAAGTCCCGAGCCGCCGTCCTGGACGGTCGGCTCGGGACTTTGCCGTCGGGCGCCCCTGGGCCTCGCGTGGTGCTCGCCAAGCCGACGAGCTACATGAACCTCTCCGGCAAGCCCGTGGCCGCACTGATGCGGTTCTACGGGATCGAACCGGAACGCCTCGTCGTCGTGCACGACGAGCTCGACCTGCCGCCGGAGACGCTGCGCCTCAAGAAGGGCGGCGGTGAGGGCGGCCACAACGGGCTGAAGTCGATCTCGCAGGCGATCGGCACCCGTGACTACCTGCGCCTCCGGGTGGGGGTCGGTCGCCCACCGGGCCGGATGGACGCTGCAGACTACGTGCTGCGGGACTTCCCGGCTGCCGAACGTGAGGACCTGGCGGTCACACTCGTCGACGCCGCTGACGCGGTCACCGACCTGATCACCGAGGGCCTGCTGAAGGCCCAGACTCGCTGGCACGCGGCTCGCTGA